In a genomic window of Nostoc sp. UHCC 0870:
- a CDS encoding ADP-ribosylglycohydrolase family protein, which yields MRYLLGSRFRGAFLGGLVGETLAQSSQPKHPSAGNFAQSVVPGATSLIKLGKLDIDDWLEIYQQKITYLEPSKIIFATIPISLFFHENPVKLHQNLLRVLKDWDSDLEIRDSTLAIGYAIAQSLTEKLHPQTLIPQIIAFIGETDTSIPQNLLKVNNLLEQRAGLERVKTELGSQGKLSNRIAIAFYYFLSTLEDFSLAVLRSIRHEKIGQQYCGNVYCPNISTITAVLSGTYNGTTSIPVTWRLSLTRELSQIPQVLELADALATTWSGVYKPGLNSQEFPNEESLMSNEKIPPCVYAAPRVIRAR from the coding sequence ATGCGTTATTTACTTGGGAGTCGGTTCAGGGGCGCATTCCTGGGAGGACTAGTAGGGGAAACTTTAGCTCAAAGTAGTCAGCCGAAACATCCAAGTGCTGGTAACTTTGCTCAAAGTGTAGTTCCTGGTGCTACCAGTTTAATTAAATTAGGAAAACTTGATATAGATGATTGGTTAGAAATTTATCAACAAAAAATTACATATTTAGAACCATCAAAAATAATTTTCGCTACAATTCCTATTTCTCTTTTTTTCCACGAAAACCCGGTAAAACTACACCAGAATTTACTGCGGGTGTTAAAAGATTGGGATAGTGACCTAGAAATCAGGGATAGTACCCTAGCAATAGGATATGCGATCGCGCAATCATTGACCGAAAAACTGCATCCCCAAACCCTCATCCCCCAAATAATTGCTTTTATTGGCGAAACAGACACCTCAATACCACAAAATTTATTAAAAGTAAATAATTTGTTAGAACAAAGGGCTGGGTTAGAAAGAGTAAAAACCGAGTTGGGTAGTCAAGGAAAGTTATCCAATAGAATAGCTATCGCATTTTATTACTTTCTGAGTACCTTAGAAGACTTCTCCTTAGCCGTTTTAAGGTCTATTCGTCATGAAAAAATTGGGCAACAATACTGTGGTAATGTATATTGTCCAAATATCAGTACAATTACTGCTGTTTTATCAGGGACGTATAACGGTACTACGAGTATTCCCGTAACTTGGAGACTTTCGCTAACCAGAGAATTGAGCCAAATTCCGCAAGTGCTAGAATTAGCTGATGCACTAGCGACGACCTGGTCGGGAGTGTATAAACCTGGACTCAATTCCCAGGAGTTCCCAAATGAGGAAAGCTTAATGTCTAACGAAAAGATACCACCTTGCGTCTATGCTGCTCCTCGCGTCATTCGGGCGCGTTAA